The following are encoded in a window of Acropora muricata isolate sample 2 chromosome 6, ASM3666990v1, whole genome shotgun sequence genomic DNA:
- the LOC136921145 gene encoding uncharacterized protein, whose translation MTCTCERCNQKRVIDCLFVKVDVNLHIARQAELFLKINSLSPGTIAESCWESSSEEELFLTQSTFTVKSDEYDGMGMSTSEGNGKCLEDNAGISEGNGRFRAPISSDECRRFKDSWVSDASRRKWNWVLNIFEEWRETRNEAVFKVENSGEPVLNQRIDEMSDEDLDFFLCRFVAEVRNEDGQEYPGKTIYEMICSLQCYLRFQRKGPLVITTAETKTEICYK comes from the exons ATGACATGTACGTGTGAAAGATGCAACCAGAAACGAGTTATTGACTGTTTGTTTGTCAAGGTAGATGTCAATTTGCATATTGCTCGACAAGCAGagttgtttttgaaaatcaacTCATTGTCGCCTGGAACGATTGCGGAAAGCTGCTGGGAAAGCAGTTCTGAGGAAGAGTTGTTTCTTACGCAGTCAACATTTACTGTTAAGTCGGATGAATACGATG GAATGGGTATGTCGACGAGCGAAGGGAATGGAAAATGCTTAGAGGATAATGCTGGTATTAGTGAAG GGAATGGAAGATTTCGTGCGCCAATCTCATCTGACGAATGTCGGAGGTTTAAAGACAGCTGGGTTTCTGATGCTAGCCGAAGGAAGTGGAATTGGGTCCTAAATATCTTTGAAGAATGGCGAGAGACGAGAAATGAAGCTGTGTTTAAGGTTGAGAACAGCGGCGAGCCTGTGCTAAACCAACGCATCGACGAGATGTCTGACGAGGATCTGGATTTTTTCTTGTGTCGATTTGTGGCTGAAGTGAGGAACGAAGATGGACAAGAATACCCTGGCAAGACCATTTATGAAATGATATGTAGTTTACAATGTTATCTTCGTTTCCAACGTAAGGGACCCCTTGTTATTACTACTGCTGAGACGAAAACTGAAATCTGTTATAAGTGA